One stretch of Microbacterium terrae DNA includes these proteins:
- the uvrA gene encoding excinuclease ABC subunit UvrA, with protein sequence MPIVPVSAPGTASLSSGRLSVRGARVHNLKNVDLEIPRDALVVFTGLSGSGKSSLAFDTIFAEGQRRYVESLSAYARQFLGQVDRPDVDFIEGLSPAVSIDQKSTNRNPRSTVGTITEIHDYMRLLWARIGVPHCPDCGEVIQRQTVQQIADQLMDLPERTRYQIVAPVVTQKKGEFVDLFKELGAKGYARAIVDGEMIQLAEPPTLKKSYKHDIAVVVDRLVASPDILGRVTDSVETALGLAAGIMQVNFVDEEGDDAWQSFSEKLACPNGHPLQLTEIEPRTFSFNAPFGACPACSGLGTRMSVDVELMLGDEELSIREGVLLPWTTQGKGLFQYYERLLEGLAVDLDFSLDTPWRKLRAEVREAVLRGENYKVTVKWKNRYGREMRYSSGFEGVVPYIERQYVQAESDTQRQRWSEYLREVPCPVCDGARLKPEVLAVQVHGHSIADASRLSLGEAREYFAHLTLTDREATIAAQVLREIRLRLDFLIRVGLDYLSLSRAAATLSGGEAQRIRLATQIGSGLTGVLYVLDEPSIGLHQRDNRRLIETLVALRDLGNTLIVVEHDEETIHAADWVVDIGPGAGVNGGAVVHSGPIEELLEDRGSMTGDYLSGRRSIPTPAKRRKIDRKRQVGVVGARENNLRNVTVDFPLGVLTAVTGVSGSGKSSLVNGILYQVLATRLNGARRVAGKHTRVTGLDNLDKVVHVDQAPIGRTPRSNPATYTGVFDRIRTLFSETPEAKVRGYQPGRFSFNVKGGRCEACSGDGTIKIEMNFLPDVYVDCEVCHGKRYNRDTLAVHYKGKNIAEVLEMPIAEAAEFFEPIQAIHRYLKTLVDVGLGYVRLGQSATTLSGGEAQRVKLATELQRRTNGRSIYVLDEPTTGLHFEDVRKLLEVLNGLVDKGNTVIVIEHNLDVIKSSDWVIDLGPEGGSGGGQVVATGTPEQVARVEGSHTGAFLAEVLGIQPAEVRKAG encoded by the coding sequence GTGCCCATCGTCCCTGTCTCCGCGCCCGGAACCGCGTCGCTGTCCAGCGGCAGACTGAGCGTCCGAGGCGCTCGCGTCCACAACCTCAAGAACGTCGACCTCGAGATCCCGCGCGATGCGCTCGTGGTCTTCACCGGCCTGTCCGGCTCCGGCAAGTCCAGCCTCGCCTTCGACACGATCTTCGCCGAGGGGCAGCGACGCTACGTCGAGTCCCTGAGCGCGTACGCGCGCCAGTTCCTCGGGCAGGTCGACCGCCCCGACGTCGACTTCATCGAGGGCCTCAGCCCCGCCGTGTCGATCGACCAGAAGTCGACGAACCGCAATCCGCGCTCGACCGTCGGCACGATCACCGAGATCCACGACTACATGCGTCTGCTGTGGGCGCGCATCGGCGTGCCTCACTGCCCGGACTGCGGCGAAGTGATCCAGCGGCAGACCGTGCAGCAGATCGCCGACCAGCTGATGGATCTGCCCGAGCGCACGCGCTACCAGATCGTCGCGCCGGTCGTCACCCAGAAGAAGGGCGAGTTCGTCGACCTCTTCAAGGAGCTCGGAGCGAAGGGCTACGCCCGCGCCATCGTCGACGGCGAGATGATCCAGCTCGCCGAGCCGCCGACCCTCAAGAAGAGTTACAAGCACGACATCGCCGTGGTGGTCGACCGCCTGGTGGCGAGCCCCGACATCCTCGGCCGCGTGACCGATTCGGTCGAGACCGCACTCGGACTGGCAGCCGGCATCATGCAGGTGAACTTCGTCGATGAAGAGGGCGACGACGCCTGGCAGTCGTTCTCCGAGAAGCTCGCGTGCCCCAACGGACACCCGCTGCAGCTGACCGAGATCGAGCCGCGCACGTTCTCGTTCAACGCGCCGTTCGGTGCCTGCCCCGCCTGCTCGGGCCTCGGCACGCGCATGTCGGTCGACGTGGAGCTCATGCTCGGCGACGAGGAGCTCTCGATCCGCGAGGGCGTGCTGCTGCCCTGGACCACCCAGGGCAAGGGCCTCTTCCAGTACTACGAGCGGCTCCTCGAGGGGCTCGCCGTCGACCTCGACTTCTCGCTCGACACTCCGTGGCGCAAGCTCCGCGCCGAGGTGCGCGAGGCGGTGCTCCGCGGTGAGAACTACAAGGTCACGGTCAAGTGGAAGAACCGCTACGGCCGCGAGATGCGCTATTCGTCGGGCTTCGAGGGCGTGGTGCCCTACATCGAGCGCCAGTACGTGCAGGCCGAGTCCGACACGCAGCGTCAGCGCTGGTCGGAGTACCTCCGCGAGGTGCCCTGCCCGGTGTGCGACGGCGCGCGTCTCAAGCCCGAGGTGCTTGCCGTGCAGGTGCACGGGCACTCGATCGCGGATGCGTCGCGCCTCAGCCTCGGCGAGGCGCGCGAGTACTTCGCACACCTGACCCTCACCGACCGTGAGGCGACCATCGCCGCGCAGGTGCTGCGCGAGATCCGGCTGCGCCTCGACTTCCTCATCCGCGTGGGCCTCGACTACCTGAGTCTCAGCCGCGCGGCGGCGACCCTGTCGGGCGGTGAGGCGCAGCGCATCCGTCTGGCGACGCAGATCGGCTCCGGACTCACCGGCGTTCTCTACGTGCTCGACGAGCCGTCGATCGGACTGCACCAGCGCGACAACCGCCGCCTGATCGAGACCCTGGTCGCGCTGCGCGATCTCGGCAACACGCTCATCGTGGTCGAGCACGACGAGGAGACGATCCACGCCGCCGACTGGGTCGTCGACATCGGCCCCGGAGCGGGCGTCAACGGCGGTGCCGTCGTGCACTCCGGCCCGATCGAGGAGCTCCTCGAGGATCGCGGGTCGATGACCGGCGACTACCTGTCGGGGAGGCGGTCGATCCCGACGCCGGCCAAGCGCCGCAAGATCGACAGGAAGCGTCAGGTCGGCGTGGTCGGCGCGCGCGAGAACAACCTCAGGAACGTCACCGTCGACTTCCCGCTCGGTGTGCTCACGGCGGTCACCGGTGTGAGCGGCTCGGGCAAGTCGTCGCTCGTGAACGGCATCCTGTACCAGGTGCTCGCGACCCGCCTCAACGGTGCCCGTCGCGTCGCCGGCAAGCACACGCGGGTCACCGGACTCGACAACCTCGACAAGGTTGTGCACGTCGACCAGGCGCCCATCGGCCGCACTCCGCGGTCGAATCCCGCCACGTACACGGGTGTCTTCGACCGCATCCGCACGCTCTTCAGCGAGACGCCCGAGGCGAAGGTGCGCGGCTATCAGCCGGGGCGCTTCAGCTTCAACGTGAAGGGCGGGCGCTGCGAGGCGTGCTCGGGCGACGGCACGATCAAGATCGAGATGAACTTCCTGCCCGACGTATACGTGGACTGCGAGGTGTGCCACGGCAAGCGGTACAACCGCGACACGCTCGCGGTGCACTACAAGGGCAAGAACATCGCCGAGGTGCTCGAGATGCCGATCGCCGAGGCGGCGGAGTTCTTCGAGCCCATCCAGGCGATCCACCGATACCTCAAGACGCTCGTCGACGTCGGTCTCGGCTACGTGCGCCTGGGGCAGTCGGCGACGACGCTCTCAGGCGGCGAGGCGCAGCGCGTCAAGCTCGCGACCGAGCTGCAGCGGCGCACCAACGGCCGCTCGATCTACGTGCTCGACGAGCCGACGACCGGTCTGCACTTCGAAGACGTCCGCAAGCTCCTCGAGGTGCTGAACGGCTTGGTCGACAAGGGCAACACGGTGATCGTCATCGAGCACAACCTCGACGTGATCAAGTCGTCGGACTGGGTGATCGACCTCGGCCCCGAGGGCGGCTCGGGCGGCGGGCAGGTCGTCGCGACGGGCACACCCGAGCAGGTGGCGCGCGTCGAGGGCAGTCACACTGGCGCGTTCCTCGCCGAGGTCCTCGGGATCCAGCCGGCCGAGGTCCGCAAGGCCGGCTGA